One window from the genome of Roseisolibacter agri encodes:
- a CDS encoding endonuclease/exonuclease/phosphatase family protein, which produces MTARGRTALLLPLLLTVALAGCRTGRNYADPDATRAAGARAMSDTTRGAPDTLRVVSFNIAFARRLDAAIALLATHPALRGADVVLLQEMTGDATRRVARALDLHWVYYPAIHHTRARQDFGNAVLSRWPIVEDARLVLPHPSRYAGTQRIATAATIRVGDTLVRVYSTHLGTPLDVGARSRRAQMRAILADAARHPRVILGGDLNDGAVGRVARDAGYAWPTERGPRTTRFGRWDHVFLRGLASPARDAAGTVGREARGISDHVPVWARAVLR; this is translated from the coding sequence ATGACGGCCCGCGGGCGCACGGCGCTTCTGCTGCCGCTGCTGCTCACCGTCGCGCTCGCGGGCTGCCGCACGGGGCGCAACTACGCGGATCCCGACGCGACGCGCGCCGCCGGCGCGCGTGCGATGAGCGACACCACGCGCGGCGCGCCCGACACGCTGCGCGTGGTGTCCTTCAACATCGCCTTCGCGCGCCGCCTCGACGCCGCGATCGCGCTGCTGGCCACGCATCCCGCGCTGCGCGGCGCCGACGTCGTGCTGCTGCAGGAGATGACCGGCGATGCGACGCGGCGCGTCGCCAGGGCGCTCGACCTGCACTGGGTGTACTACCCGGCCATCCATCACACGCGCGCGCGGCAGGACTTCGGCAACGCGGTGCTCTCGCGCTGGCCGATCGTGGAGGACGCGCGCCTCGTGCTGCCGCACCCGTCGCGCTACGCGGGCACGCAGCGCATCGCGACGGCCGCCACCATCCGCGTCGGCGACACGCTGGTGCGCGTCTACTCGACGCACCTCGGCACGCCGCTGGACGTCGGCGCGCGGAGCCGCCGCGCACAGATGCGCGCCATCCTCGCCGACGCCGCGCGGCACCCGCGCGTGATCCTCGGCGGGGACCTCAACGACGGCGCGGTGGGGCGCGTCGCGCGCGACGCCGGCTACGCGTGGCCCACCGAGCGCGGCCCGCGCACCACGCGCTTCGGCCGCTGGGACCACGTCTTCCTGCGCGGGCTCGCCAGCCCCGCCCGCGACGCGGCCGGCACGGTCGGCCGCGAGGCGCGCGGCATCAGCGACCACGTGCCGGTGTGGGCGCGGGCGGTGCTGCGCTGA
- a CDS encoding putative quinol monooxygenase, with protein MIHVIAEIRLRPGARDAFVAEFQRLTPLVRAEDGCIEYQGALEIATAIAAQAPPRDDVLTVVEKWRDEAALAAHLDAPHMHDHRERSRELAAGVTVRVLRSV; from the coding sequence GTGATCCACGTCATCGCCGAGATCCGCCTGCGCCCCGGCGCGCGCGACGCGTTCGTCGCCGAGTTCCAGCGCCTCACGCCGCTCGTGCGCGCGGAGGACGGCTGCATCGAGTACCAGGGCGCGCTCGAGATCGCGACCGCCATCGCCGCGCAGGCGCCGCCGCGCGACGACGTGCTGACGGTCGTCGAGAAGTGGCGCGACGAGGCGGCGCTGGCGGCGCACCTGGACGCGCCGCACATGCACGACCATCGCGAGCGGTCGCGCGAGCTCGCGGCCGGCGTGACGGTGCGCGTGCTGCGCTCGGTGTAG
- a CDS encoding carboxypeptidase regulatory-like domain-containing protein: MRRVASRLLAPVLLALPAPVGAQAVRVTLADTTVGAELANVFVALVPAAGGAAVDQGLTSAAGVRVLRAPAAGAWAVQVRRVGFAPERFGPYALTVGATTDVRLALAGRRVQLETVARVDQARCGPMVAGEDGGDALLAVWDALRAALEATAQARDENAVALETRTFQRQLRLDGKTTRQTVDPAWTVVADTRPFKSVVRDNVFVVGSGASEAEWRGPDERTFLSETFVQGHCFARVAGSDATAGLVGLRFEPVRGAHPDVAGTLWVDPATAELRHVEYRYVRVDYARMQVPAQFLRDRIDPEHPAPGGRIDFTRLPSNAWIVSRWALRMPRLSRGLSGTTVVGITEVGAEARLAQGVRPSDVAGTARGVVWDSLLARPLAGALVFGPNGRSATSDAQGRWTMDSLPTGRATFTVAHAALDSLGLYDIGGEGEAGSGSNGGTPEVRLATPSFATLARELCPADAAAPAAGPGLLYGVVRDAQGRVPAGTRVEASWIVLPDARGVRAGDGPTTHGRAAPPDSAGAFVVCGVPVDVELRVRAVSHAGRASSFAVWLPPARPLAHLELTAPGAGAAAVAALRGAVRDSSGRAIAGALVRVVGEAGDTTTARAGDDGTFRLERLPEGTPMVTVTAVGHVPEERTVTLRAGTPASLDVVMRRGTALSASVTTAKFTEQFFSEIEARRKQGAGLIRTHEQLAHYPQMASTLADVPGVRVQHAGGRWNVRYMRLDPINGCEPQIYLDGTLLNPERPGSQQSGGSGATEFLGAFAPTDIAAIEVYQNAALAPQKYVNGINMCGVLLVWTKQHARMPVK, encoded by the coding sequence ATGCGCCGCGTCGCGTCGCGCCTGCTGGCGCCGGTGCTGCTCGCGCTCCCCGCGCCGGTCGGCGCGCAGGCCGTGCGCGTCACGCTCGCCGATACGACCGTCGGCGCCGAGCTGGCCAACGTGTTCGTTGCGCTGGTGCCGGCGGCCGGCGGCGCGGCGGTGGACCAGGGCCTCACGAGCGCGGCCGGCGTGCGCGTGCTGCGCGCGCCGGCGGCCGGCGCGTGGGCCGTGCAGGTGCGCCGCGTCGGCTTCGCGCCCGAGCGCTTCGGGCCGTACGCGCTCACGGTCGGCGCGACGACCGACGTACGGCTCGCGCTGGCGGGTCGGCGCGTGCAGCTGGAGACGGTGGCGCGCGTCGACCAGGCGCGATGCGGCCCGATGGTCGCGGGCGAGGACGGCGGCGACGCGCTGCTGGCGGTGTGGGACGCGCTGCGCGCGGCGCTCGAGGCCACCGCGCAGGCGCGCGACGAGAACGCCGTCGCGCTCGAGACGCGCACCTTCCAGCGCCAGCTCCGGCTCGACGGGAAGACCACGCGCCAGACCGTGGACCCGGCGTGGACCGTCGTCGCCGACACGCGGCCGTTCAAGTCGGTGGTGCGCGACAACGTCTTCGTCGTCGGGTCGGGCGCGAGCGAGGCCGAGTGGCGCGGACCGGACGAGCGCACCTTCCTGAGCGAGACGTTCGTGCAGGGGCACTGCTTCGCGCGCGTCGCGGGCAGCGACGCGACCGCGGGCCTCGTGGGCCTGCGCTTCGAGCCCGTGCGCGGCGCGCACCCCGACGTCGCGGGCACGCTCTGGGTCGATCCCGCGACCGCGGAGCTGCGGCACGTGGAGTACCGCTACGTGCGCGTGGACTACGCCCGCATGCAGGTCCCCGCGCAGTTCCTGCGCGACCGCATCGATCCCGAGCATCCCGCGCCCGGCGGGCGCATCGACTTCACGCGGCTGCCGTCGAACGCGTGGATCGTCTCGCGCTGGGCGCTGCGCATGCCGCGGCTGTCGCGCGGCCTCTCGGGCACGACGGTGGTCGGCATCACCGAGGTCGGCGCCGAGGCGCGGCTGGCGCAGGGCGTGCGGCCGTCGGACGTCGCGGGCACCGCGCGCGGCGTCGTGTGGGACAGCCTGCTCGCGCGCCCGCTGGCCGGCGCGCTCGTGTTCGGGCCGAACGGGCGCAGCGCGACGAGCGACGCGCAGGGCCGGTGGACGATGGACTCGCTGCCGACCGGCCGCGCGACGTTCACCGTCGCGCACGCGGCGCTCGACTCGCTCGGCCTCTACGACATCGGTGGCGAGGGCGAGGCGGGCAGCGGCAGTAACGGCGGCACGCCGGAGGTGCGGCTCGCGACGCCGTCGTTCGCGACGCTCGCGCGCGAGCTGTGCCCGGCCGATGCCGCCGCGCCCGCGGCGGGACCCGGGCTGCTGTACGGCGTGGTGCGCGACGCGCAGGGCCGCGTGCCCGCTGGCACGCGCGTCGAGGCCAGCTGGATCGTGCTGCCCGACGCGCGCGGCGTGCGCGCCGGCGACGGCCCCACGACGCACGGCCGCGCCGCGCCGCCCGATTCGGCGGGCGCGTTCGTCGTCTGCGGCGTGCCGGTGGACGTCGAGCTGCGCGTGCGCGCGGTGTCGCACGCGGGGCGCGCTTCGTCGTTCGCCGTGTGGCTGCCGCCCGCGCGGCCGCTCGCGCACCTGGAGCTGACCGCGCCGGGCGCGGGTGCGGCCGCCGTCGCCGCGCTGCGCGGCGCCGTGCGCGACTCGTCGGGCCGCGCGATCGCGGGCGCGCTGGTGCGCGTCGTGGGCGAGGCGGGCGACACGACCACCGCGCGCGCCGGCGACGACGGCACGTTCCGCCTCGAGCGGCTGCCCGAGGGCACGCCGATGGTGACGGTGACCGCCGTCGGCCACGTGCCCGAGGAGCGCACCGTGACGCTGCGCGCGGGCACGCCCGCGTCGCTCGACGTCGTGATGCGCCGCGGTACGGCGCTCTCGGCCAGCGTGACGACCGCTAAGTTCACCGAGCAGTTCTTCTCGGAGATCGAGGCGCGCCGCAAGCAGGGCGCGGGGCTGATCCGCACGCACGAGCAGCTCGCGCACTATCCGCAGATGGCGTCGACGCTGGCGGACGTGCCGGGCGTGCGCGTGCAGCACGCCGGCGGCCGCTGGAACGTGCGCTACATGCGCCTCGACCCGATCAACGGCTGCGAGCCGCAGATCTACCTCGACGGCACGCTGCTCAATCCCGAGCGCCCGGGCAGCCAGCAGTCCGGTGGATCGGGGGCAACGGAGTTTCTCGGCGCCTTCGCGCCGACCGACATCGCGGCGATCGAGGTCTACCAGAACGCCGCGCTCGCGCCGCAGAAGTACGTGAACGGCATCAACATGTGCGGCGTGCTGCTGGTGTGGACCAAGCAGCACGCGCGCATGCCCGTGAAGTGA
- a CDS encoding DUF488 family protein encodes MHEITTIGYEGTNVADFLQALTDARVALLVDVRALASSRRPGFAKTRLAANLQTVGIEYRHLRGLGTPADGRAAARAGRHGELRDIYLAHLATDTAQADLDVLEGIVRDGKRIALLCFEADPSHCHRSMLADALAQRLPLRIEHLAPHQAPKD; translated from the coding sequence ATGCACGAGATCACCACGATCGGCTACGAGGGCACCAACGTCGCTGACTTCCTGCAGGCGCTGACCGACGCGCGCGTGGCGCTGCTGGTGGACGTGCGCGCGCTCGCCAGCTCGCGCCGCCCCGGCTTCGCCAAGACGCGCCTCGCCGCCAACCTCCAGACGGTCGGCATCGAGTACCGCCACCTGCGCGGGCTCGGCACGCCGGCCGACGGGCGCGCCGCCGCGCGCGCGGGCCGCCACGGCGAGCTGCGCGACATCTACCTCGCGCACCTCGCCACCGACACCGCGCAGGCCGACCTCGACGTGCTGGAGGGCATCGTGCGCGACGGGAAGCGCATCGCGCTCCTCTGCTTCGAGGCCGACCCGTCGCACTGCCACCGCAGCATGCTCGCCGACGCGCTGGCGCAGCGGCTGCCGCTGCGCATCGAGCACCTCGCGCCCCACCAGGCCCCGAAGGACTGA
- a CDS encoding DinB family protein, protein MGGLVIPRPTPADHSPAFTAEIALVPDAPDFVAMLAAQREETTALVGWFGEGNAGLRYAPGKWSVRETVGHLADVERVLSYRLLRFLRGDATRLSPFDHDAYVPAGRFEARTLTSLLAELRAVRGATMALLVDAPPEAFAFVGPVGTGTITAAALAYLIAGHELHHQDLLRTRYLPLLTTGAAAGAPAGAPAAGAPD, encoded by the coding sequence ATGGGCGGACTCGTGATCCCGCGGCCGACGCCGGCCGACCATTCTCCCGCGTTCACGGCGGAGATCGCGCTCGTGCCCGACGCGCCCGACTTCGTCGCCATGCTCGCCGCGCAGCGCGAGGAGACGACCGCGCTCGTCGGCTGGTTCGGCGAGGGGAACGCCGGCCTGCGCTACGCGCCCGGCAAGTGGAGCGTGCGCGAGACCGTCGGGCACCTCGCGGACGTCGAGCGCGTGCTCTCGTACCGCCTCCTGCGCTTCCTGCGCGGCGACGCGACGCGGCTCAGCCCCTTCGACCACGACGCGTACGTGCCTGCCGGCCGCTTCGAGGCGCGGACGCTGACGTCGCTGCTGGCGGAGCTGCGCGCGGTGCGCGGCGCGACGATGGCGCTCCTCGTCGACGCGCCGCCCGAGGCGTTCGCCTTCGTGGGCCCCGTGGGCACGGGCACCATCACCGCGGCCGCGCTGGCGTACCTGATCGCGGGCCACGAGCTGCACCACCAGGACCTGCTCCGCACGCGCTACCTGCCGCTGCTCACGACGGGCGCGGCGGCGGGCGCGCCGGCTGGCGCGCCGGCCGCCGGGGCGCCTGATTAG
- a CDS encoding GNAT family N-acetyltransferase: MRDTEPARLLPDADRLPTLDTPRLRLRWLTPDDAPALFAIFGDPAVCRYWSRPPLTDVPDAHALLAEIAASFAERSLFQWGIAERDGGRLVGTCTLASLSPEHARAEVGFALARACWGRGYVAEALPAMVRFAFETLGLHRLEADADPRNAASIRALERVGFVREGHQRERYWMSDEWQDAILFGLLRRDWRD, translated from the coding sequence ATGCGGGACACTGAGCCCGCGCGTCTGCTGCCGGACGCGGACCGGCTGCCGACGCTCGACACGCCGCGGCTGCGGCTGCGCTGGCTGACGCCCGACGACGCGCCCGCGCTGTTCGCGATCTTCGGTGATCCCGCGGTGTGCCGGTACTGGAGCCGCCCGCCGCTGACGGACGTCCCGGACGCGCACGCGTTGCTCGCGGAGATCGCGGCGTCGTTCGCGGAGCGCTCGCTCTTCCAGTGGGGCATCGCGGAGCGCGACGGCGGACGGCTCGTCGGCACGTGCACGCTCGCGTCGCTCTCGCCCGAGCACGCGCGCGCCGAGGTGGGGTTCGCGCTGGCGCGCGCGTGCTGGGGCCGCGGCTACGTCGCCGAGGCGCTGCCGGCGATGGTGCGCTTCGCGTTCGAGACGCTCGGCCTGCATCGCCTGGAGGCCGACGCCGATCCGCGCAACGCCGCGTCCATCCGCGCGCTGGAGCGCGTGGGCTTCGTGCGCGAGGGCCATCAGCGCGAGCGCTACTGGATGTCGGACGAGTGGCAGGACGCGATCCTGTTCGGGCTCCTGCGGCGCGACTGGCGCGACTGA
- a CDS encoding VOC family protein — translation MLHVALVVRDYDEALAWYVDVLGFQRLCDEDRGGGKRWVLVAPPGGQGTALLLARAVTPLQASRIGDQTGGRVFLFLHTDDFARDHAAMQARGVRFVEAPRHEAYGTVAVFEDLYGNRWDLLQPA, via the coding sequence GTGCTGCACGTCGCGCTGGTGGTGCGCGACTACGACGAGGCGCTCGCCTGGTACGTGGACGTGCTGGGCTTCCAGCGGCTGTGCGACGAGGACCGCGGCGGCGGGAAGCGCTGGGTGCTGGTGGCGCCGCCGGGCGGGCAGGGGACCGCGCTGCTGCTGGCGCGCGCGGTGACGCCGCTGCAGGCGTCGCGCATCGGCGACCAGACGGGCGGGCGCGTGTTCCTCTTCCTGCACACCGACGACTTCGCGCGCGACCACGCGGCGATGCAGGCGCGCGGCGTGCGCTTCGTCGAGGCGCCGCGGCACGAGGCGTACGGCACGGTGGCGGTGTTCGAGGACCTCTACGGCAACCGCTGGGACCTGCTGCAGCCGGCGTGA
- a CDS encoding methyltransferase family protein: MWLWLRAALFVLVVPGTVGGWLPWWLGCGRTDAAPLPARALAVPALALGWGVLLWCVRDFVRRGRGTPAPYDPPAQLVTGGLYEHVRNPMYVGVLLATAGWALWCWSTRVLAYWACVAVAFHTVVTLFEEPALARTFGASYDGYRSRVPRWIPRWRSPGP, encoded by the coding sequence ATGTGGCTCTGGCTGCGCGCCGCGCTGTTCGTGCTCGTGGTGCCGGGCACCGTGGGCGGCTGGCTGCCCTGGTGGCTGGGCTGCGGACGCACCGACGCCGCGCCGCTGCCGGCGCGCGCGCTGGCGGTGCCCGCGCTCGCGCTGGGATGGGGCGTGCTGCTCTGGTGCGTGCGCGACTTCGTGCGTCGCGGCCGCGGCACGCCCGCGCCGTACGATCCGCCCGCGCAGCTGGTGACGGGCGGTCTCTACGAGCACGTGCGGAACCCGATGTACGTCGGCGTGCTGCTCGCGACCGCCGGCTGGGCGCTCTGGTGCTGGTCCACGCGCGTGCTCGCGTACTGGGCGTGCGTGGCGGTCGCATTTCACACGGTCGTGACGCTGTTCGAGGAGCCGGCGCTCGCCAGGACGTTCGGCGCGAGCTACGATGGCTACCGCTCGCGGGTGCCGCGCTGGATCCCGCGCTGGCGCTCGCCCGGTCCCTAG
- a CDS encoding GrpB family protein, producing MSAADALGLASGTIALRPHDPAWARAFDDEARRIRDALGALPAEVAHVGSTAVPGLAAKPILDLLVGIPRMEDVAAYVAPLEALGYASRGEYGLPGRHYLVRDDAAGRRTHHLNVVPLGGPFWRTHVGFRDALRAQPERRAAYEALKRDLATRHAGDRPAYTEGKAAFIQATLRQADVR from the coding sequence GTGAGCGCGGCCGACGCGCTCGGGCTCGCATCGGGGACGATCGCGCTGCGGCCACACGACCCTGCGTGGGCGCGCGCCTTCGACGACGAGGCGCGGCGCATCCGCGACGCGCTGGGCGCGCTGCCGGCGGAGGTCGCGCACGTCGGGAGCACCGCGGTGCCGGGGCTCGCGGCGAAGCCGATCCTCGACCTGCTCGTGGGGATCCCGCGGATGGAGGACGTCGCGGCGTACGTCGCGCCGCTGGAGGCGCTGGGCTACGCGTCGCGCGGCGAGTACGGGCTGCCGGGCCGTCACTACCTCGTCCGCGACGACGCCGCCGGACGCCGCACGCACCACCTCAACGTCGTGCCGCTCGGCGGGCCGTTCTGGCGCACGCACGTGGGCTTCCGCGACGCGCTGCGCGCGCAGCCGGAGCGCCGCGCGGCCTACGAGGCGCTGAAGCGCGACCTCGCGACGCGCCACGCGGGCGACCGCCCGGCGTACACGGAGGGGAAGGCGGCGTTCATCCAGGCGACGCTGCGGCAGGCCGACGTCCGTTAG
- a CDS encoding energy transducer TonB, whose product MIPLHRRLRTPVVVAVALAACAHATRHASAATRTCVASAVRPLRTNPSPEYPAALRGSGAGGAVVLQFRVQENGKPDLHTLRVLRESDPAFTDAVRRVLPKWRYEPARASADSDDFAISNDGSACHPGKPGTPAAALVQQPFIFGPG is encoded by the coding sequence ATGATCCCGCTGCATCGGCGCCTCCGGACGCCCGTCGTCGTCGCCGTCGCGCTGGCCGCCTGCGCGCACGCCACGCGGCACGCCAGCGCGGCGACGCGCACCTGCGTCGCCTCGGCCGTGCGTCCGCTGCGCACCAACCCGTCGCCCGAGTACCCGGCCGCGCTGCGCGGCAGCGGCGCGGGCGGCGCGGTCGTGCTGCAGTTCCGCGTGCAGGAGAACGGGAAGCCCGACCTGCACACGCTGCGCGTGCTGCGCGAGAGCGACCCGGCGTTCACCGACGCGGTGCGGCGCGTGCTCCCGAAGTGGCGCTACGAGCCCGCGCGCGCGAGCGCCGACTCCGACGACTTCGCGATCAGCAACGACGGCTCGGCGTGCCACCCGGGCAAGCCGGGCACGCCCGCCGCGGCGCTCGTCCAGCAGCCGTTCATCTTCGGGCCGGGTTGA
- a CDS encoding PEGA domain-containing protein produces the protein MSLRRSRLAPLLGAALLPLVAACRLITGDDTVCTLSFEPGIVLTVLDSTSRAQVSVGAVIVAREGAYADSIRLPVAPPGAMPAPVGLAGERAGTYEVTVESPGYRPWRRTGVRVTEGRCHVNTVALTALLQRAG, from the coding sequence ATGTCGCTCCGTCGTTCGCGCCTCGCGCCGCTGCTCGGCGCCGCGCTGCTGCCCCTCGTCGCCGCCTGCAGGCTGATCACCGGCGACGACACCGTCTGCACGCTGAGCTTCGAGCCGGGCATCGTGCTGACGGTGCTCGACTCGACCTCGCGCGCGCAGGTCTCCGTCGGCGCCGTGATCGTCGCGCGCGAGGGCGCGTACGCAGACAGCATCCGCCTTCCCGTCGCGCCGCCGGGAGCCATGCCGGCGCCAGTGGGCCTGGCGGGCGAGCGTGCGGGCACCTACGAGGTGACCGTCGAGAGTCCCGGCTATCGCCCATGGCGGCGCACCGGAGTCCGCGTCACCGAGGGCAGGTGCCACGTGAATACGGTGGCGCTCACCGCGCTCCTCCAGCGGGCGGGCTGA
- a CDS encoding DNA-3-methyladenine glycosylase family protein translates to MSAALTRATLHDAVRALGERDAGLARIVARHGPPPLWARPRGFATLVRIILEQQVSLASAATLYARVSATLGGMTPDIVGAAGAPGLQALGLTRQKARYVAALADRVASGALPLASLARRPDDEVEALLCDVPGIGPWTARIYLLMALRRPDVWPPGDLALHRAMARLHGRSDMPGSAEATRLAEEWRPWRAVAARILWHGYLADRRMGA, encoded by the coding sequence TTGAGCGCGGCGCTCACGCGCGCGACGCTGCACGACGCGGTGCGCGCGCTGGGGGAGCGCGACGCGGGGCTCGCGCGCATCGTCGCGCGGCACGGCCCACCGCCGCTCTGGGCGCGGCCGCGCGGCTTCGCGACGCTGGTGCGCATCATCCTCGAGCAGCAGGTGTCGCTCGCCTCCGCCGCCACGCTGTACGCACGCGTGTCGGCCACGCTGGGCGGGATGACGCCGGACATCGTGGGCGCCGCCGGCGCGCCCGGCCTGCAGGCGCTCGGCCTCACGCGGCAGAAGGCGCGCTACGTCGCCGCGCTCGCCGACCGCGTGGCGAGCGGCGCGCTCCCGCTGGCGTCTCTCGCGCGGCGCCCCGACGACGAGGTGGAGGCGCTGCTGTGCGACGTGCCGGGGATCGGGCCGTGGACGGCGCGCATCTACCTGCTGATGGCGCTGCGCCGCCCCGACGTCTGGCCGCCCGGCGACCTGGCGCTGCACCGGGCGATGGCACGGCTCCATGGCCGATCCGACATGCCCGGGAGCGCCGAGGCGACGCGGCTGGCGGAGGAGTGGCGGCCGTGGCGGGCGGTGGCGGCGCGCATCCTCTGGCACGGCTACCTCGCGGACCGCAGAATGGGGGCGTGA
- a CDS encoding PCYCGC motif-containing (lipo)protein: MSLSHTALTRRAALAALVTAAAMPRDALASIAREPVKHPDPRPGITAERVLAEADVPEKYRDAYRAARDYPQVLDGIFCHCNCAEHRGLRSLLSCYEGTMPQSCGICTGEARTARRLHEKGRSLAEIRAAIDEQFCGRSCRASDTTPDHGVHAGH; the protein is encoded by the coding sequence ATGTCGCTCTCCCACACGGCGCTCACGCGCCGCGCCGCGCTCGCCGCCCTGGTCACCGCGGCCGCGATGCCGCGCGACGCGCTCGCCTCGATCGCCCGCGAGCCGGTGAAGCATCCCGATCCGCGCCCCGGCATCACGGCCGAGCGCGTGCTGGCGGAGGCGGACGTGCCGGAGAAGTACCGCGACGCGTACCGCGCGGCGCGCGACTATCCGCAGGTGCTCGACGGGATCTTCTGCCACTGCAACTGCGCCGAGCACCGCGGGCTGCGCTCGCTCCTCAGCTGCTACGAGGGAACGATGCCGCAGTCGTGCGGCATCTGCACGGGCGAGGCGCGCACCGCGCGGCGCCTGCACGAGAAGGGGAGGTCGCTGGCCGAGATCCGCGCCGCGATCGACGAGCAGTTCTGCGGCCGGAGCTGCCGCGCGAGCGACACGACGCCGGATCACGGCGTGCATGCGGGACACTGA
- a CDS encoding alpha/beta fold hydrolase: MAPAAVACARTPAPPPVTRVLAHEGFLAGAGGTRLFYRVMGSAPDTVVVVHGGPGAGLNAVRPDLQPLARTHTVVFYDQRGAGRSELPADTTRLDARAHVEDLDAVRRHFGLASMRVVAHGFGAVLVARYAESHPERLERVVFLDAVAPVRAGPDGADALADAAAARADSATRQRLTDAERALRDGAAEDPVATCRAYEAVRREMAVARGDAPRWRGSRCDMPPRAVAYQFRHAAPALLASLGDWDFTTSLARLRTPLLLVHDADDADALASQRAWAAALPDARRLPVPRAGAGAAAARPELVLPAIEAFLAGRWPAGTVVP; the protein is encoded by the coding sequence GTGGCGCCCGCCGCCGTGGCGTGCGCGCGCACGCCGGCGCCGCCGCCGGTGACGCGCGTCCTCGCGCACGAGGGCTTCCTCGCGGGCGCCGGCGGCACGCGGCTCTTCTACCGTGTGATGGGGAGCGCGCCGGACACGGTCGTCGTCGTGCACGGCGGCCCCGGCGCCGGCCTGAACGCCGTGCGCCCCGACCTGCAGCCGCTGGCGCGCACGCACACGGTCGTCTTCTACGACCAGCGCGGCGCCGGACGCTCGGAGCTGCCGGCCGACACGACGCGACTGGACGCGCGCGCGCACGTCGAGGACCTGGACGCGGTGCGCCGCCACTTCGGCCTGGCGTCGATGCGTGTCGTCGCGCACGGCTTCGGCGCGGTGCTCGTGGCACGCTACGCCGAGTCGCACCCCGAGCGCCTGGAGCGCGTCGTGTTCCTGGACGCGGTGGCGCCGGTGCGCGCGGGCCCCGACGGCGCGGACGCGCTGGCCGACGCCGCCGCCGCGCGCGCGGACTCGGCGACGCGCCAGCGACTGACCGACGCCGAGCGCGCGCTGCGCGACGGCGCGGCCGAGGATCCGGTCGCGACGTGCCGCGCGTACGAGGCGGTGCGTCGCGAGATGGCCGTCGCGCGCGGCGACGCGCCGCGCTGGCGCGGCAGCCGGTGCGACATGCCGCCGCGCGCCGTCGCCTACCAGTTCCGCCACGCCGCGCCGGCCCTCCTCGCGTCGCTCGGCGACTGGGACTTCACGACGTCGCTGGCGCGGCTGCGCACGCCGCTGCTGCTCGTGCACGACGCCGACGACGCGGACGCGCTCGCGTCGCAGCGCGCGTGGGCCGCCGCGCTGCCGGACGCGCGCCGGCTGCCGGTGCCGCGCGCCGGTGCGGGCGCGGCCGCCGCGCGCCCCGAGCTCGTGCTGCCCGCGATCGAGGCGTTCCTCGCCGGACGCTGGCCGGCGGGCACGGTCGTACCCTAG
- a CDS encoding DUF6624 domain-containing protein has product MDAALRDELLAMAAEDLRVRAELDEAGELAGGYAPRMEAVHRRNAARLRELVAQHGWPTRALAGEDGAEAAWLIVQHAIGEPAFLRATLPVLWDAAARGEVPAWQAAMLEDRIRVFEGRPQRYGSQFQPDADGWLRPHPIEDPDGVEARRAAVGLEPLAARQARMGREEVGDRARFEREYHAWLRRVGWR; this is encoded by the coding sequence ATGGACGCGGCGCTGCGAGACGAGTTGCTGGCGATGGCGGCCGAGGACCTGCGCGTGCGCGCGGAGCTCGACGAGGCGGGCGAGCTGGCCGGCGGCTACGCGCCGCGCATGGAGGCCGTGCACCGTCGCAACGCCGCGCGCCTGCGCGAGCTCGTCGCACAGCACGGCTGGCCGACGCGCGCGCTGGCCGGCGAGGATGGCGCGGAGGCCGCGTGGCTGATCGTGCAGCACGCCATCGGCGAGCCCGCGTTCCTGCGCGCGACGCTTCCCGTGCTGTGGGACGCGGCCGCGCGCGGCGAGGTGCCCGCGTGGCAGGCCGCGATGCTCGAGGACCGCATCCGCGTCTTCGAGGGGCGGCCGCAGCGCTACGGCTCGCAGTTCCAGCCCGACGCCGACGGCTGGCTGCGGCCGCACCCCATCGAGGATCCCGACGGCGTGGAGGCGCGCCGCGCGGCGGTCGGGCTGGAGCCGCTGGCCGCCCGGCAGGCGCGCATGGGGCGCGAGGAGGTCGGCGACCGCGCGCGCTTCGAGCGCGAGTACCACGCGTGGCTGCGGCGCGTGGGCTGGCGGTGA